The genomic stretch TGATTAAAAACTTCACGATGGAATCTCCGGTTTCTGAAAATGATTTTAAATCAAAACAAGTTCCCGAACTTACCAATATTCTATTCAAAGCAGCTCAGGATGATTATAACATGAAGCTGAATTTGCTGAAAGAAAAATCGTTCCCAATTATTGAGAATGTATATCAGAATCAAGGTTCTATGTTCAAAATGATCCAGGTTCCTTTCTCTGACGGTGTGAAAACTTTAACCATCGTTACAGATCTAAAAGAAGCTTATGATTCACAATGTGACAGCTTAATTAATGATTTTGAAAAGAATATCACGTTATCAATCATTGATGAAAACTGGAAACTTCACCTTCGTGAGATGGATGACTTGAGAAGATCTTCTCAAGGAGCTGTTTACGAACAAAAAGATCCTTTGGTGATTTACAAGCAAGAATCTTTCCACCTTTTCAGTGAAATGGTAGACAAGATGAACAAAGAAATTATTTCATTCTTATACAGAGGAGAAATTCCCGCATAAGAGATAAATTATAGATTTTATAAAAACCCGCCTCAAATGAGACGGGTTTTTGTTATTTACAGAATAATACTTATTAAATAAATATGACAAATATCAATTAGCTATTTTATTTAGAATAATTAAAAACTATATATTTGCAAAAAATTAGGTATTACATGAATAAATTATTGATCTCTGCTTCGTTGTTAGCAACAGCATTTGCTTTTGCACAAGAAAACGATACTGTTAAAACTGATAAAATTGACGAAGTTGTTGTACAAGGTTATATTACGCGAGATAGAGAGTCGGTAAACAAAATGCCTCTAAAGGAAATCGAAAACCCTCAGGTTTATAATATTGTTAACAAGAATGTAATCAAAGAGCAAGTTGTCACAAGCTTTAATGATGCTTTGAAAAACGTTACAGGGATTGCCAGATTATGGGAATCTACAGGAAGAGGAAATGATGGTGGTGAATATTATACCATGCGAGGTTTTTCTTTACAGCCAAGTTTGACAAACGGAATGCCTTCCCTTACCAACGGAACTTTAGACCTTGCAGGAGTTGAAACCATTGAAGCCATTAAAGGGCCATCTGGTACATTGTACGGAGGAAGTGTAATTTCTTATGGCGGTTTGATTAATGTAATTACTAAAAAGCCGTATCACCATTTTGGAGGTGAAGTAAACTATATTAACGGAAGTTACGGCCTGAACAGGCTGAGTGCCGATATAAATACTCCGCTAAGCAAAAACTTATTTGCGAGAGTAAATGCCGCTTATCAAAAACAGAATACTTTTCAGGACGCAGGTTTTAGCGAATCTTTTTACGTTGCACCTTCTCTAAAATTTATCGCTAACGACAGACTTACCTTTTTTGTAAATACCGAAATCAAAAAAAGCGAGTCTGCAAATGCGCCAATGATCTTCTTAAACAGAAATCTTCCACTTACCTATTATTCAATTGGAGTATTTAAAGACAATTATAAAAAGTCTTATACCAGTGATGACTTAACCATTAATAATACAACTTTCAATTTTCAAGCTTCAGCGAATTACCAAATTTCTGATAATTGGACTTCAAAAACAATTTTTTCTAGAAGCAACACCAAAACAGATGGTTACTATCAATATTTATATGATCAGTCAAACGGAAAAGATTTCACAAGATACATTGCTGATGTAGGTGGTGAAACCAACACTACAGGTATTCAGCAAAATTTCGTCGGTAATTTCAATTTTGGACGTGTTAAAAATAAATTATTAGTTGGCTTAGATTATTTCCAAAGAGATTTCATTCAGGGAGGAACTGGCTGGATTGGTTACGGAGTTGTAGACATTGTTAATCAAAGTGATACAAAAGCGGATGTATTAACAAAATCTTCAGTTGATTTTGCTTTACAGGGATCTGGTCAGGAAATAGGTCATGCACAGGCAAAAATTTACAGTGCTTATATCTCTGATGTTGTGAACATTTTACCCAACCTATCAGCAATGTTAAGTTTAAGAATGGATCATTTTACAGGTAAAGCAACTGCTTATGCTACTGACGATTCTAAAAACCAAACAACATTCTCACCAAAACTAGGTTTGGTCTACCAACCTATTCCTGATAAAGTATCCATTTTCGGGAATTATATGAATGGTTTCAAAAATGTTGATCCTTCTACTGTACAGATCACTGATGATCTTGGAAATGTTTTGAGCAACGAACTTCGTTATTTTGATCCTGAACACGCCAACCAATGGGAAGTTGGAACAAAAGCCAATTTAGCAGGTGACAAATTCTCAATTACAGCAAGTTATTACAGCATTAATGTTAAAAATAAAGTAATGGGTAACGGAACTAATATTACTCAAGGAGGAGAGGTTGACAGTAAAGGTTTCGAAGTAAGTGTTTTGGGTAGCCCAATTCCCGGTATGAATATTATTGCAGGATATAGCTACAACGACAGTAACGTTGTAAA from Chryseobacterium indoltheticum encodes the following:
- a CDS encoding TonB-dependent siderophore receptor, translating into MNKLLISASLLATAFAFAQENDTVKTDKIDEVVVQGYITRDRESVNKMPLKEIENPQVYNIVNKNVIKEQVVTSFNDALKNVTGIARLWESTGRGNDGGEYYTMRGFSLQPSLTNGMPSLTNGTLDLAGVETIEAIKGPSGTLYGGSVISYGGLINVITKKPYHHFGGEVNYINGSYGLNRLSADINTPLSKNLFARVNAAYQKQNTFQDAGFSESFYVAPSLKFIANDRLTFFVNTEIKKSESANAPMIFLNRNLPLTYYSIGVFKDNYKKSYTSDDLTINNTTFNFQASANYQISDNWTSKTIFSRSNTKTDGYYQYLYDQSNGKDFTRYIADVGGETNTTGIQQNFVGNFNFGRVKNKLLVGLDYFQRDFIQGGTGWIGYGVVDIVNQSDTKADVLTKSSVDFALQGSGQEIGHAQAKIYSAYISDVVNILPNLSAMLSLRMDHFTGKATAYATDDSKNQTTFSPKLGLVYQPIPDKVSIFGNYMNGFKNVDPSTVQITDDLGNVLSNELRYFDPEHANQWEVGTKANLAGDKFSITASYYSINVKNKVMGNGTNITQGGEVDSKGFEVSVLGSPIPGMNIIAGYSYNDSNVVKGDEGYPGHRTEDSGPKNLINFWGTYKIQEGSLKNFGIGFGGNSASRFYTLNRGNIGAFPLPSYIIMNSSLSYTEDRYSIILKLDNIANKKYFSGWSTVTPQRLRTLSLSLNYKF